From Anopheles coluzzii chromosome 3, AcolN3, whole genome shotgun sequence, the proteins below share one genomic window:
- the LOC120957207 gene encoding probable nuclear hormone receptor HR38 isoform X2, translating into MGKIVAQSSIEGAPHLLSRVATSPVPSAVPAADPSSVSQPASLTATRSPLTPGRSGSGTASGTSDHPHDNLRKVAVSAAAAAAAADSSSSSTTSMLLLQPQASSFSSVSSFDYLLSQSQSHHQEQSSYHHSHLPQEQQQQQQQQQQHHQQQHHHHPQQPHSSLGHSQSLHHEQQHHHQQQHPHQHHHHQLASGLDKFVELFSAAQPHTPAESITTESYLADQTQHSNSSSDTLVGLEDNPSTFGGSSDSIPSALLKASYKEELPSPFSAGPSTRAPTTEPPDTDLLFESSSTEELGLLTLRSSSDPVLASSARLPQAIVHAQQGQLRPNAPATAGPSGVESVAAAAAAASLLPSFQETYPIKYNQLASYGLKMDDDCFKMATSPHHHQAVTAAYAHHGSVYGHGHQHHHHQHHGGVAVGGVGLVGTGLQQGHYEFGAHTAGAAGGGITQYNNPAGPPGSGGGGGAGGTATGSFYSPSYEQHPAGYGGQVGAQDTYSLPPFPTVAELHVTTTCHRRSSLPIQRSESTSSSESPKPPRIAIYNKYSALPSASSSASSSPGYMNNNNPNTINNNEVAAAAAAAAAAAAATSAGGIVGAGAPTPVVAPPPTAASTVVARATPTSQSPSQLCAVCGDTAACQHYGVRTCEGCKGFFKRTVQKGSKYVCLADKACPVDKRRRNRCQFCRFQKCLAVGMVKEVVRTDSLKGRRGRLPSKPKSPQESPPSPPVSMITALVRAHVDTTPDLASLDYSQYREPGQNEPIITEAEKVQQFYNLLTTSVDVIKHFADKLPGYNDLSVEDQELLFQSASLELFVLRLSYRARSDDTKMTFCNGVVLHRHQCQRSFGDWLNAILEFSKSLHAMQIDISAFACLCALTLVTERHGLREPKKVEQLQMKIISSLRDHVTYNSEAQRKPHYFSRLLGKLPELRSLSVQGLQRIFYLKLEDLVPAPPLIENMFLASLPF; encoded by the exons GTGCTCCCCATTTGCTATCGCGAGTGGCAACCTCACCGGTCCCATCGGCGGTCCCAGCCGCAGATCCATCGTCAGTGTCGCAGCCAGCGAGTCTGACGGCCACAAGAAGTCCCCTGACGCCCGGTCGCAGCGGTTCCGGTACAGCGTCCGGCACCAGTGACCATCCGCACGACAACCTGCGCAAAGTAGcagtatcagcagcagcagcagcagcagccgcggACAGTAGTAGCAGCTCAACGACAAGCATGTTACTGCTGCAGCCACAG GCGTCATCTTTTAGTTCCGTTTCTTCATTTGATTATTTACTGTCACAATCGCAGAGCCATCATCAGGAGCAGTCGTCCTATCACCATTCGCATCTGccacaggagcagcagcagcaacagcagcaacagcagcagcatcatcaacaacaacatcaccaTCACCCACAACAGCCCCATTCGTCGCTGGGACATTCCCAATCGCTTCATCACgagcagcaacaccaccaccagcaacagcaccctcaccagcaccaccaccaccagctcgcGTCCGGGCTAGACAAGTTTGTGGAGCTGTTCAGTGCGGCCCAGCCGCACACGCCGGCCGAATCGATCACCACCGAGTCGTACCTAGCGGACCAGACGCAACATTCCAACAGCTCCAGCGACACGCTCGTCGGGCTCGAGGACAACCCGTCCACGTTCGGTGGCTCGAGCGACAGCATCCCGTCCGCGCTGCTGAAGGCGTCCTACAAGGAGGAACTCCCTAGCCCGTTCAGTGCAGGGCCGTCGACACGAGCGCCCACCACCGAGCCGCCCGACACGGATCTCCTGTTCGAGTCGTCCTCCACCGAAGAGCTCGGGCTGCTGACGCTACGGTCTAGCAGCGATCCGGTGCTGGCGAGCAGTGCCCGTCTGCCCCAAGCGATTGTTCACGCGCAGCAGGGACAGCTAAGGCCCAACGCGCCGGCCACCGCCGGTCCGAGCGGTGTGGAGTcggtggcggcagcagcagcggccgccTCACTGCTGCCCAGCTTCCAGGAAACGTACCCGATCAAGTACAACCAGCTGGCCAGCTACGGGCTGAAGATGGACGACGATTGCTTCAAGATGGCGACCTCCCCGCACCATCATCAGGCTGTGACGGCGGCCTACGCCCACCATGGCAGTGTGTACGGGCATGGccatcagcaccatcaccatcagcatcacGGTGGAGTGGCGGTCGGTGGCGTTGGGCTCGTCGGTACCGGGCTGCAGCAGGGCCATTACGAGTTTGGAGCGCACACGGCGGGAGCAGCCGGTGGAGGCATCACGCAGTACAACAACCCGGCAGGACCTCCAGGaagtggtggaggtggtggagctggtggCACTGCAACTGGAAGCTTCTATTCCCCTTCGTACGAGCAACATCCAGCT GGCTATGGTGGACAGGTAGGTGCACAGGACACGTACTCGCTGCCACCGTTCCCGACGGTGGCCGAGCTGCACGTCACCACGACCTGCCATCGCCGCTCGTCCCTCCCGATACAGCGCTCCGAGTCGACGTCCAGCAGCGAAAGCCCCAAACCGCCCCGGATTGCCATCTACAACAAGTATTCGGCGCTTCCGAGTGCCTCCAGCTCGGCATCCAGCTCGCCAGGCTAcatgaacaacaacaatccgAACACGATCAACAACAATgaggtggcggcggcggcggcagcagccgcagcagcagcagcagcaacttccGCCGGCGGTATCGTTGGAGCAGGTGCCCCAACTCCCGTAGTGGCGCCACCGCCGACTGCCGCTTCTACCGTAGTGGCCCGCGCAACCCCGACCTCCCAGAGCCCATCGCAACTCTGTGCCGTGTGCGGGGATACGGCCGCCTGCCAGCACTATGGCGTGCGAACGTGCGAAGGCTGCAAGGGCTTCTTCAAGCGCACCGTCCAGAAGGGCTCCAAGTACGTGTGCCTCGCGGACAAAGCGTGCCCGGTGGACAAGCGGCGACGGAACCGGTGCCAGTTCTGCCGCTTCCAGAAGTGTCTCGCCGTCGGCATGGTAAAGGAGGTCGTCCGTACCGACTCGCTGAAGGGTCGGCGCGGTCGGCTACCGTCCAAGCCGAAGTCACCGCAGGAGTCACCGCCGAGCCCGCCCGTCTCGATGATAACGGCGCTGGTGCGTGCGCATGTCGACACGACGCCCGATCTCGCCAGCCTCGACTACAGCCAGTACCGGGAGCCGGGGCAGAACGAGCCGATCATCACCGAGGCGGAGAAGGTGCAGCAGTTCTACAACCTGCTCACCACCTCGGTCGACGTGATCAAACACTTTGCCGACAAGCTGCCCGGGTACAACGATCTCAGCGTCGAGGACCAGGAGCTGCTGTTCCAGTCGGCCTCGCTCGAGCTGTTCGTGCTGCGGCTATCATACCGGGCCCGCAGTGACGACACCAAGATGACCTTCTGCAACGGTGTCGTCCTGCACCGCCACCAGTGCCAGCGATCGTTCGGCGACTGGCTGAACGCGATACTGGAGTTCAGCAAGAGCCTGCACGCGATGCAGATCGACATCTCCGCGTTTGCCTGCCTGTGTGCGCTGACGCTCGTAACGG AACGCCACGGTCTCCGGGAGCCGAAAAAGGTCGAGCAGCTGCAGATGAAGATCATCAGCAGCTTGCGCGATCACGTCACTTACAACTCGGAGGCGCAGCGCAAACCGCACTACTTTAGCCGGCTGCTCGGCAAGCTGCCCGAGCTCCggtcgctcagcgtccagggACTGCAGCGGATATTCTATCTCAAGCTGGAGGATCTCGTACCGGCACCGCCCCTGATCGAGAACATGTTCTTGGCCAGTCTGCCCTTTtaa
- the LOC120957208 gene encoding carcinine transporter: MGRAERATMNGRRSSSNTTKPPLEPQMEVKEEDEAEDGGEEPEILESEKMLAEEPFDLDELLPVIGEFGRYQKLLLWLICLPACIPCGFCAFNQLFMTDVPEEYWCRVPELANFTAEERKLYSIPLVEHDGVESYSKCSRYAVDWKEILNYSDASGEPLAPNSSWPTEPCREGWEYNTTVVQSSIVIDFNLVCDYDIYPTLGLVALNTGGPVGVYLFGLLNDRLGRRISYFSCLATLLVGSFITAASSSFWMWAFSRVIVGLTIPAVYQIPFIIALELVGPNYRSFVTVMTCTFYTFGIMMLAGVTYLIRDWVLLTLYTSVPFLLYFLYLLVMPESPRWLLMKGKLEQALLILEKMARVNGKQLPDSFRKRLQQRVLAEKSRTTKRTEATIGAFDLCKTPNMRLKTILITLNWFANETVYLGLSYYGPSLGENQYLSFFLSSLVEIPSYIICWIIMDRWGRRWPMCLLMILSGISCIVTVVLTEDAVTETLILYLLSKSMISASFLIIYPFAGELYPTQVRGVGIGTSSYIGGLGLIVIPFITYLGKENLRLPLVIMGCVSVLGGFTGLRLPETLHHRLPQTLEEGELFGQDWTFDECFRCIPSKKSPTSSYENLSHDPSDAALELNAGVPINAGPLATGSGSCSTERTPLELARIRRQSMKRLVRQASTMDTQKTKDGAMQLTYWF; encoded by the exons ATGGGGCGTGCAGAACGGGCAACCATGAATGGAAGAAGGAGTAGCAGCAATACGACAAAACCACCCTTAGAACCACAGATGGAGGtgaaggaggaggacgaggcgGAGGATGGTGGCGAGGAGCCGGAGATACTGGAGAGCGAGAAGATGCTGGCTGAG GAACCGTTCGATTTGGATGAGCTACTGCCGGTGATTGGCGAGTTTGGACGGTATCAGAAGCTGCTACTCTGGCTAATATGTCTCCCAGCCTGCATACCCTGCGGGTTCTGTGCCTTCAATCAACTGTTCATGACGGATGTGCCGGAGGAGTACTGGTGCCGGGTGCCGGAGCTCGCCAACTTCACCGCCGAGGAGCGCAAGCTCTACTCCATACCGCTGGTGGAG CATGACGGGGTGGAAAGTTACAGCAAATGCTCCCGCTACGCAGTGGACTGGAAGGAGATACTGAACTACAGTGACGCGAGCGGGGAACCGCTCGCACCGAACAGCTCCTGGCCGACGGAACCGTGCCGGGAGGGATGGGAATACAACACCACCGTGGTGCAGTCGTCGATCGTGATCGAT TTTAATCTCGTGTGCGATTACGACATCTATCCAACGCTTGGGCTCGTCGCACTCAACACCGGCGGTCCGGTCGGCGTGTACCTGTTCGGGCTGCTGAACGATCGACTCGGCCGCCGGATATCGTACTTCTCCTGTCTGGCCACGCTGCTCGTCGGCAGCTTTATTACCGCCGCTAGCAGCAGCTTCTGGATGTGGGCCTTCAGCCGGGTGATCGTGGGCCTTACCATACCGGCCGTCTATCAGATCCCGTTCATCATTGCGCTCGAGCTGGTGGGGCCCAACTACCGCTCGTTCGTCACCGTGATGACCTGTACGTTCTACACGTTCGGCATTATGATGCTGGCGGGCGTTACCTATCTGATACGGGATTGGGTCCTGCTGACGCTTTACACTTCCGTGCCGTTTCTGCTCTACTTTCTGTATCTGCTGGTAATGCCTGAATCGCCCCGGTGGTTGCTGATGAAGGGTAAGCTGGAGCAGGCGCTACTGATACTGGAGAAGATGGCACGTGTCAATGGGAAGCAGTTGCCGGATAGCTTCCGGAAGCGATTGCAGCAGCGCGTGCTGGCGGAGAAAAGCCGTACGACCAAACGGACGGAAGCCACGATCGGTGCGTTTGATCTGTGCAAAACGCCCAACATGAGACTGAAGACGATACTGATTACGCTGAACTGGTTCGCCAATGAGACGGTATATCTCGGGTTGAGCTATTACGGGCCGTCGCTTGGGGAGAATCAGTATCTCAGCTTCTTTCTGTCCTCGCTGGTGGAGATACCGAGCTACATCATCTGCTGGATCATCATGGATCGGTGGGGTCGTCGGTGGCCAATGTGTTTACTGATGATACTGAG TGGAATTAGCTGTATAGTGACTGTCGTATTGACGGAGGATGCCGTAACGGAGACTCTCATCCTGTATCTACTCTCAAAGTCGATGATATCGGCCTCCTTCCTGATCATTTACCCATTCGCTGGGGAACTTTACCCGACGCAGGTGCGAGGTGTTGGCATTGGGACGTCCAGCTACATCGGAGGATTGGGTCTTATCGTCATCCCATTCATTACATACTTG GGCAAAGAGAACCTCCGCCTACCGCTCGTCATAATGGGCTGCGTGTCCGTGCTCGGTGGCTTCACCGGCCTCCGCCTCCCGGAAACCCTGCACCACCGACTCCCGCAAACGCTCGAGGAGGGCGAACTGTTCGGCCAGGACTGGACGTTCGACGAGTGTTTCcgctgcataccgagcaaaaAGTCCCCGACCAGCTCGTACGAGAACCTGTCGCACGATCCGTCCGACGCGGCGCTCGAGCTGAACGCGGGCGTCCCCATCAATGCGGGCCCCTTAGCGACTGGGTCCGGTTCCTGCTCGACCGAGCGGACACCGCTCGAGCTCGCCCGGATAAGGCGCCAGTCGATGAAGCGACTCGTACGGCAGGCCAGCACGATGGACACGCAAAAGACGAAGGACGGTGCTATGCAGCTGACCTATTGGTTTTAA